A region of the bacterium genome:
GCCGGCCACGACCCCCGCGCCAACCCCGGCCCGATCATCACGACGCTGATCGACCTGGAATCCATGCTCGCCGGAGCCGAGGAGAACGGCACGATCCTGCCCGAGCGGGGCAGCTTCGTGGTGGTCTATCCCGGACCGGACGGCGAGGAGCGGCTCTGCCACATGTACCTGCCGGCGGGGCGCGCGATCGCCGACGGCATCAACCCGATCCTCGTCCTGGCCGACGGCGACATGTCCGGCGCCCGGCTGGCCGACCGGATCCGGCGCAACTACGAATTCGGCGACCGCAAGCCCCGGCTGAAGACGGGGCGGGACGACCGCTTCCCCATCTACCTGGTGCCCGAGTTCCGCCCCGACCCGGCCCGCTTCCAGGCCGACCTGCTCGAAGAGGTGCGGGCGGTGCGGGCCTGGGCCATGACCTACTTCGACGTGCGCGCCCTGTCGCTGGTCGGCATCGATGCCGCCGGCGGCGCGGTGCTGCGGGCGGCCCGGACCGCGCCGGTGACCCTGGCCGGACTGATGGTCTTCGCCGGGTTCGACCTCGAACCATGGCCCCAGGCCCAGCCGGCGTTCCTGCGCGAGCAGTTGGGTCCGGCGCCGGAGAACCTGCCCGTGACCTGGATCGATTTCGTGGGCGAGACCCGCCGCGCGGGGCAGGGCGCCGACCTGCTGCAGGCCCTGCGCGACGTGGGCTACGACGTCACGAGCACCGAAGTGCGGGGCGGCCTGAATCTCGCCCAGGTGGCCGACCGCGTCGTGATCTGGGCCGAGGACCTGCGCTGAACACCGCGGCCCAGATCGCCGCTGGCCACACCGGCCGGCGGCGCCTACCATACGGGCGCCACCGCCCACCCCGTCCGAGGAGACGTCCATGACCTTCCCGCGCCCCCAGACCGTCGCCGGCGTGCTGCCTGCCGGCCTCGTGCTGGCCGCCCTGCTCGCGGCGGCCCTGCTGCCGACCGCCGGCGCCCACGCCGAACCGGCCCGCGTGGCCAACGGACCCGCCCCCGCCGACGGCACCCGCGACCTCGAACTCACCGAGCTCTGGCGGCGCGGCGGCCTCGAGGACGAGGACGTCATCTTCGGCCTGATCACCGCCGTGCGGACCGACGCCGACGGCACCGTGTACGTCCTGGACAGCCAGCTCTCGGAGATCAAGGTCTTCACGCCCGACGGCGAGCTGAGCGAGATCCTCGGCCGCGAGGGCGACGGCCCCGGCGAGTTCCGCGGCCCGGCCGACATGGCCCTGCTGCCCGATGGCACCCTCGGCGTGCTGCAGGCCTTCCCCGGCCGGGTCGTGCGCCTGAACCGGGACGGCACCGAAGCCGGCAAGTGGACCCTCGGCGATCCGGCCGCGGGCGCCTTCTACATCATGCGGGGCCTGAAGACCGGCGGCGATGTCGTCGTGGCCGGCGGCACCCAGCAGCACATCGACCAGAGCCAGGGCCTGGTCCGGCGGGAGACTTTCCTCAGCAGCCTCGGCGCCGACGGCCTGCGCGACGTGACCTACAGCTCGCGCACCTTCGAGCTGAAGTTCCAGGAGCTGCGCTTCGACGAGAAGGACATCGTCGACGGGGCCGACCAGCGCTACGACGTGGGCCCGGACGGCCGCGTCGTCGTCGCCATCCCGCGCAACGGCTACGAGGTGTCGGTCTTCGCCCCGGACGGGACCCTCGAGCGGGTCTTCACCCGCGAGTACGACCCCTGGGTGCGGGACGCCCGCGCCGAAGGCATCTGGCGGCGCATCATGGAGGGCATCCAGGCGCAGCAGCCGGGCCAGGCCCCCGTGAGCTGGGAGCAGACCGAGCCCGACGTGGAGAACGTGCGCGTGGCCGCCGACGGGCGCACGTGGATCCTGACCAGCCGCGGCATGTGGACGCCTCCGGCGGGGGTCTTCGCCCGCTACGACGTGTTCAGCCCCGCGGGGAACTTCGTCGAGCAGGTCGATGTGCGCTGCGAAGGCGACCCCACCAGCGATGTGCTGATCTGGGCCGGACCGGACCGCGTGCTGCGGGTGACCGGCTTCTGGGGCGCCATCCTGTCGCGCTTCGGCGGCGGCGCCGGCGCGGGCGACGACGAGACCGAGGCCGAGCCCATGTCCATCGTGTGCTACGAGTACCGTTAGGGAGGACGACGCCCATGAACCGCATTCCGTCCCGCCTCGTGACCGCCGCGGGTCTGGCCCTCGTCCTGGCCGCCGGCGGTGTCCGGGCAGCCGTGCCCGAGGTGGCCAACGGCCCGACGCCGCGTGACGGCGCCGAGACCCTCCCCCTGGAGGAACTGTGGCGCGTCGGCGGCCCCGACGACGAGGAGAACCTGCTCGGCGTGGTGGGCGGCGTGCTCGCCGACGACGACGGCAACGTCTACCTGCTCGACCTGCAACTGGTCGAGGTCCAGGTCTTCGACGCCGAGGGCACGTTCACGCGCTCGCTGGGCCAGCGCGGCGACGGCCCCGGCGAACTGCGCTTCGTGGTCGACGCCCTGTTCATGCCCGACGGCTCCCTGGGCCTGGTGCAGCCGTTTCCCGGCAAGATCGTCAAGGTGGGCCTGGACGGCGTGCCCGCGGGCGAGGTGCGGCCGGGCGGCGACCCCACCAACGGCGGGTTCTTCGCCGTGCGCAGCGCCGCCTCGCGGGGCGGCGAGATCGTCCTGAGCGGCACGCGCATCGTGCGCGGCGAGGGCACGGCGACCATGACCCACTTCGTCGATCACCTCGGCCCCGAAGCCGTGGCCGGGCATCCTCTCCTGGAGAAGACCAACGTGCGCGACTTCGCCAATCGCCGCGTGGTCGAGAGCGACGAGTACTTTCCCCACGGCAACGAATGGGATCTCGGTCCGGACGGCCGCGTGGCCCTGGTGCCCGAGCGGGACGCCTACCGCGTCGCGATCTTCGGTGCCGACGGGGCCGCGCAGATGGCCGTGACCCGGCGGGTCGCGCCCCTGCAGCGCTCGGCCGCCGACAAGGAGGAGGCCAAGGCCGGCCTGATGCCGTGGCGCCGGCGCGGCCGCGAACAGCTGACGATCGAGGTCGAGGACACCGCCCCCGCCATCCAGCGCGTGCGCTGGGGCGACGACGGCCGCCTGTGGGTGCTGCCCGCCCGCGGCACGCGCGAACAGCCGGCCGGGGTGCACTCGACCTGGGACGTCTTCACGCCCGACGGGGTCTTCGAGCGCCAGGTGGCCTTCGCCTGCGACGCCGACGGCGAGCAGGACGCCATCTTCTTCCCGGGCGGCGACCTCGTGGTCGTGGTCAAGCAGTTCAAGGAGGCCCTGCGGGCCTTCCAGGGCCGGGCCGGCGCCGACGACGCCGAGGTCGACGAGTCGACCGAACCGAGCCCGCTCGAAGTCGTCTGCTACCGGCTGGCGCCGGGGGTGGCCGCACCGCGGGAATAGACCCGGGCCGCGCGTCCGGACCGACAAGGGGGAATTTCCATGCACCGCTCCGCACCGCCGCGGGCCGGCGCCGCCGGCAGGCCGGCGCGCCGCGCCCTCACCTCCATCCGTAACCTGGTGCTCGCAGTCGGGGTCCTAGGGGCCACGACCGCCCGGGGCGAAGTCCCCGTGGTCGCCAACGGGCCCGAACCGCGCGACGGCGTCGAGACCCTCGTCCTGGCCGAGCAGTGGCGCGTGGGCGGCCCGGGCGACGATGACGCGCTGATCGGGGTCGTGGGCCGGGTCCTCGCCGACGACGAGGGCCGCGTCTACGTGCTCGACATGCAGCAGATCGAGGTGCAGGTCTACGACCGGGACGGGCGCTGCGTGCAGCGGCTCGGCCGCCGCGGCGACGGCCCGGGCGAGCTGAACCTGCTGATCGACGCCGTCCGCCTCGGCGACGGGACGGTCGGCCTGGTGCAACCCTTTCCCGGCAGGATCGTCCTGGTGGATTCGGCCGGCGACCCGGCGGGCGAGATCCCGGCGGGGGACCCGACCACCGGCGGGTTCGCCTTCCTGGTCGCGGCCGCCTCGCGGGGCGGACTGGCGGTCGTGGTCGGCACCCGCATGACCATCCAGGGCGGCACGGGCGTTGCGACCAGCTTCGTCGACCGCGTGGTCGGCGACCGGCTCAGCGGCTCTCCGCTGCTGGAGACCACGCGCCCAGTCGGCCAGACGGATTCGGCACCCGGCGATGTCCACCTGCCGGTCGGCGGACAGTTCGACATCGACCGTGATGGCCGGGTCGCGATGCTGGCCGACCGCGACGAGTACCGGATCGACGTCTACGGGCCGGACGACGTCCGGCAGTTCACCGTGACCCGGGAGGCCGAGCCGCTGCTCCTGACGGAGGCGGAGAAGGCGGCCATCGCCGGGCGGCTGGCGCCGACTCCGGGCGCGCGCGGCAACCGGCAGGAGTTTCGTGTCCCGGATGTGGCCGCGGCCGTGCAGAAGCTGCACTGGAGCGACGCCGGCGAGCTCTGGGTGCTGCCGGCCCACGGCACGCGCGACCAGCCGCCGGGCGTCCACTCGACCTGGGACGTCTTCACGCCGGACGGCGTGTTCGCGCGCCGGGTGCGCGTCGCCTGCGACGCGGACCCGGAGCGGGACGAGGTCCACTTCCCCGGCGGTGACCTGGTGGTCATCGTCACGAACGCCGAAGACGCGATGGACTCGTACTTCGGCAACCTCCTCGGGGCCGCCGACGGCGCCGCGGCGACAGAGAATGACGACGACCTGCTGCAGATCGTCTGCTACCGGCCGGTGCCCCCCGGGACGCCCGCCAAACCCTAGCCTCGGGCCGGGCGACTCCGGCCGGAGGGAACCGGAGGATCGCCCATGTCGAAGCTCGCCAGCCGCCTCGCCCCCGCCGTGATCGCCCTGGCCGCCGCCCTGCCGGCGGCCGGCGCGCCCCCCGCCGTCACGAACCCCGCCACGCCGCGCGACGGCGTGGTCGTCGCCCCCCTCGTCGAGCAGTGGCGCGCCGGGGGCGAGGACGACGACGTCTTTTTCGGCAACATCGGCGCGGTGCGCACCGACGCGGAAGGCAACGTCCTGCTGCTCGACTCCCAGCTCTCCGAGGTGCATCGCATCTCGCCGACGGGCGACCACCTCGGGGTCATCGGCGCCGAGGGCGATGGCCCCGGCGAGGTGCGGCGCCCCAACGACATGTTCGTCACCGCCGACGGCACCGTGTGCCTGCTGCAGGGCTTCCCCGGCCGCGTGGTGATGCTCCATCCGGACGGCACGCCCGCCGGCGAGACCACCTACAAGCAGGCGGCCGACGCCCAGAGCCAGTTCGCCGTGATGGTGCGCGGGCTGGCCCTTCCGGACGGCATGGTCCTGGCGGGCATCCGCATGAGCTTCGGCGGCGGCGGCACCAGCCGGCAGGAGTACTTCCTGGCCCGCTGCGACGGCGCGGCCCTGCAGCGGAGCGAGCTCCTGATGAAGGAGCACACCATCGACTACAGCGACTTCGCCCTCGACGAGCTCGGCATGGACTTCGTCTGGAGCCGGATCGCCGTGCTGCCGGACGGCCGCGTCGTGGTGGCCCCTGCGCGCAACGAGATGAGCTTCACGGTGCATGCGCCCGACGGCACGCCGCAGCTCACCTTCGGCCGCCCCTGCCCGCCCCGCACCCGCACCGCCGACGAGAGCGCCCAGGCCCGACGGATCATCGAGGCGGTGGGGGCCAACTACCCCACGCCCCCGCGCCACATCACCATCGAGGACACGCCGCCGGCCGTGGGCGGCCTGTGGGCCACCGCCGACGGGCGCGTGTGGGTGCAACCGGGCGGCCACCAGACCGACCTGCCCGACGGCACCTGGGTGCGTCTGGACGTGTACGGTCCGGACGGCGTCTTCCGGCGCCAGGTGGCCCTCGCGGGCGACCATGACGCCACCCGGGACGGCCTGCACATCCTGCCGGACGGACGGATCGTGGTGGTCACGGGCAGCCTCGACGCCTTCCTGAGCCAGCAGGCCGTGGCCGGCGACGCCGAGGCGGCCGAGACCGCGCCCCTCGAAGTGATCTGCTACGCCCCCGTGCCGTGAGCCCCCCGCGGGCCCAACGGCTTGTGAACAAATGCAAATCCGGGGAAAAGGGCTGCAACAGAGGCCCCATCATGGCGTATGATGCCCCGTGACCCGACGTGTCCGCCGGCTCGCCCCGGCGGACGCTTCGTGTGAATGAGACCCGGTCCGGCCGGGTACGACCCGACGACACCGCCCTCCCGCACGCTCCCGAAAGGCCGATCATGCGCGCACCCCTGTCCGCCGTCCGCCGCACCCTGCCGGTGCTCCCGCTGCTGCTCGTTCTCCTGCTGGCCCTCGGGGGCTGCCTCGGCGGCGGCGGCGGCGATGGCAATGGCGCCGACTCCACCGCCGTGGCCGCCGCCGACACGAGCGGCGCCGACGCCGCGGACGGCGAGGAAGGCGAGGAGGCCGCCAAGAAGGAGAAGTCGATCAAGGTGAACGTGGGCACGGTGCGGCGGGGCGACCTGGTGCTGCCGGTGTACGCCGACGGCGCCATCCGCACGCCCAAGACGGTGAGCGTCCGCACCAAGGTGGGCGGCGAGCTGATCGCCGTCTCGGTGCAGGACGGCGACCGGGTGCGCAAGGGGCAGGTCATCGCGCGCATCGATCCCCGCGAATACGAGATCGCCCTCGAGGAGAGCCGCTACCGGCACCTGCAGGCCCTGAGCCAGATGGCCGCCGAGGCCGACACCTTCGCCGTGAACACCGAGGCCGTGGCCGCCTTCCGCGCCGGGCGCGACGAGTTGGAGAAGGCCCAGGCCCGGGGCACGATCACCCGCGAGGAGTACCAGACCCGCATCCTGCAGCTGGAGATGGACTCGCTGCAGAAGGGCGCCTTCCGCGACGCCGTCTTCGCCCAGCGCACGGGCCTGGCGGAGGCGCGCATGGCCGAGGAGCGCGCCCGCCTGAACCTCGAGTACACGGAGATCCGGGCCCCCTTCGCCGGCGTGGTGCAGGGCCTGACCATGGTCGCCGGCCAGAACCTCTCGGTGGGCGAGGCCGTGTGCACCCTCTTCAACAACGACAAGCTCGAGGCGGCGGTGAACGTGCTCGAGGCCGACCTGGGCAACCTCATGGAGGGGCGTCCGGTGCTGCTGGCCGTGCCCGCCACGGGCGACACCCTCAAGGTGGCCGTCGACGTCATCAGCCCGACCCTCGACCAGACGACCCGCACCTGCGAGGTCCTCGTCCGCTTCGACAACCCCGACGGCCGCCTGCGACCGGGCATGTTCGTGCGGGCCGAGATCGCCGGCATCGTCTTCCCGGACAAGCTGCTGGCCCCCAAGGAGGCGCTGCTGATCCGCGACGACCGGCCGCTGGTGTTCAAGCGCGACGGCGACCGCGCCCTGTGGCACTACGTCGACGTCGGGCTGCAGAACGACGACTGGGTCGAGATCCTGCGCGTGCATTCGGGCGGCACCCTCGCCCCCGGCGACCAGGTCGTGGTGTCGGACCACCTGACCCTCGCCCACGAGGCCAAGATCAAGGTCGGCAAGACCGTCGCGCCCCACGACAAGTGGGACTTCGCCGGGTCGGCGCTGGCCCAGGAAGGCGCGGCCCGATGATCATCCAGACCGCCGTCCGGCGTCCGGTCGCGATCCTGATGCTCTTCGCGGGCCTGGTGCTGATCGGGTTCCAGGCCCGGCAGCGCCTGGCCGTCGACCTGCTGCCCGCCATCAACTACCCGAACCTGACGGTGATCACCAACTACACCGACACGCCCGCCGACGACATGACGCGGCTGGTGACCCAGCCGCTCGAGGAGGTCATCACCGGCCTGGCGGGCGTGCGGCGCGTGATCTCGAAGACCCGCGAGGGCGTCTCGACCATCACCGTGCAGTACGAGTGGGGCACGGAGATGGACTTCGCCAACCTGCACCTGCGGGAGGCCATCGACCGCGTCGCCTACCAGGACGACTTCCCCGAGGCCGCCGACCGGCCCCTGATCCTGCGCTGGGACCCGAGCGCGCGGCCCATTGCCATCCTGGTGCTGCACGGCGACGACCCCATGGCCCGCATGACGGAATTCGCCCGCGAGGTGGTCAAGCCGGCCCTCGAGCAGATCAACGGCATCAGCCAGGCCGAGGTGATCGGCGGCGCCGAGCGGGAGATCCTGGTGCGGCCCGACTTCGACCGGCTGCGCCTGTACAACCTCACGATGGAGGACCTGGCCCAGGCCCTGCGCGTGGCCAACATCAGCTTCCCGGGCGGGCGCATCCGCAAGGGGCCGCTGCACCTGCCCCTGCGCATCCTCGGCGAATTCGAGAACCTCGACGAGATCCGCCAGACCGAGATCCCCGCCGCCGGGCCGGGCATCACCATCGGCGACGTGGCCAAGGTGCTCGACACAACCAAGGATCCCGAGGGCTTCACCCTCGACGGCAACGAGGAGGTGGTCTCGCTGCACCTGTACAAGGAGGTGGGCGAGAACACCATCGAGACCACGGCCGAGGTGGACAAGGTGCTCGGCATCCTCAAGGGCCAGTACGGCGACCTGGACTACCGCTTCATCTACCGCGACGCCGACTTCGTGGCCGAGAGCTTCCGCGGCATGCAGGACTCGCTGCTGTACGGCTCGGGCCTGGCCTTCCTCGTGCTCTTCCTGTTCCTGATGGACTGGCGCAGCCCCATCGTCGTGGGCCTGGCGATCCCGGTCTCGATCATGACCACCTTCGCCTTCCTCTACTTCGCCGACGTGGGCCTGAACCTGATGTCGCTGGGCGGCCTCTCGCTGGCGGCGGGTATGCTCGTGGACAACTCCATCGTGGTGCTGGAGAACATCAACCGGCACCTGCGCAAGGCCCGCGACACCGGGCGCGACGTCGCCGAGGTGTGCGCGACGGCGGCGGCCGAGGTGGCCTCGCCGGTCATCGCCGCCACCCTGACCACGGTGGCCGTGTTCTTCCCGGTGATCTACGTGCCGGGCATCGCCGGCGAGTTCTTCCGCGACCAGGCCCTGACGGTGACCATCTCGCTGATCGTGTCGATCTTCGCGGCGCTGCTGCTGCAGCCCATGCTCTCGGCCCACATCCTGAAGGTGCCCGGCGACCGGCCGGCGGCGGTCTTCCGGCCCTTCGACAACGGGTTCAACGCGGTGGCGCGCGTCTACCACGGGCTGCTCGAGCGGGTGCTGAGCCACAAGACCCCCTTCCTGGTCGTGCTCGTGCTGGCCCTGGTCGGCGGGGCCTGGGTGGGCACCCACATGCGCCTGAGCTTCATGCCCGACCGCACCCAGGGCGACTTCACCCTGGCCATGGAGCTGCCCGCCGGCACGCCCCTGGAGATGACCGACGAACTGGCCAGCGACCTGGCCGCGGCGCTGGTGCCCATGCCCGAGGTGGCGACGGTGTACACCCAGGTCGGCGTCACCGAGAAGACCCTGGCCAGCCTGAAGGAGTACAGCGCGGCCAACACCGCGCGCATCCGGGTGATGCTGCACCCCTCGCGCCACGGGCGCCAGGACATGGAGCACGTGAAGGCGCGCCTGCAGCCCCGGCTCGACGCGATCACGGGCGGCGTCTTCGTGTACAGCGAGGAGGGCGTCGGCCTGCGGGAGATCCTGGCCAGCGGCGAGTCGGCCTTCACCCTGGGCATCGTGGCCGAGAAGGGCGAGGACGCCCGCGTGATGGCCGAGAACCTGCTGCCCCGCCTGCGTGCGATCCCGGGCCTGCAGGACGTCGAGATGGATCGCGTGCTGGGCAACCCCACCGTCGAGGTGACGGTCGACCGCGAGAAGGCCCTGCGCTTCGGACTCGAGCCGGAGGCCCTGGCCCGCGAGCTGCGGAACCGCATCCAGGGCACCGTGGCCACGACCTACAACGAGATCGAGCAGCGCATCGACATCGCCGTGCGCCTGCCGCGCGACCAGCGCTACGACCTGTCGACGGTGCTGGCGTCGCCGGTCGCCGTCGGCGAGGGCAAGACCGTCCCCCTGGGCAGCTTCGTGATCCAGGAGACCGGCACGCCGGTGCGCGAGATCGTGCGGCGCGACCAGCGCCGGCAGATCACCATCGCCGGCGACGTGAACGGGCGCAGCATGGCCGAGATCTGGCAGGACGTGGACGCGCTGCTGGCGGGCATCGACACCGGCGAAGGCCTGGCCTTCGTCACCGGCGGCGAGCAGGAGGAGATCAACAGCTCGTTCCGCGACCTGGGCTTCGCCCTGCTGCTGAGCGGCCTGCTGGTCTACATGATCCTGGCCGCCCAGTTCGAGAGCTTCCTCGACCCGCTGATCATCTCGGCGGTGCTGCCGGTGGGCATCACGGGCGCCTTCTTCACCCTGGCCCTGACGGGTCAGAGCCTGAACATCATCTCGCTGATCGGCCTGATCGCCCTGCTGGGCATCGCGGTCAACGACGCCATCGTGAAGGTGGCCACGATCCGGCGCCTGCGCGCCGACGGCCTGCCGGGACGGGCGGCGATCCTGGCCGCGAGCGAACTGCGCTTCCGGCCCATCCTGATGACCACCGTCACCACGGTGCTGGCCATGGTCCCCATGGGGCTCGGCCTGGGCACCGGCGAGCAGATGCAGCGGCCCCTGGCGATCACGATCATCGGCGGCCTGAGCATCGCCACCCTGTTGACGCTCTTCCTGACGCCGGTGGTGTACGAGGCCCTGCACCGGCGCACGGACAAGGACTACGAGACGGGCTCCGCCCCCGACGGCACCGCCGTCGCGGTCGACGCCTAGGACGACGCCTCCCCGACCGAGGAGACGCAGACGATGATCCGATTCGCCGTCGACCACCCCGTGGCGACGTGGATGCTCTTCACGGCCCTGATCGTGACGGGCGTCTACGCCGTGCCGAAGCTCAACATCGAGGCGATGCCCGAGACCGAGCTGCCCGAGCTGAGCATCGTCACGTCCTGGAACGGGGCCTCCCCCAGCGCCATCCAGCGGTCGATCACCCTGCCCATCGAGGAAGCCGTCGCGGGTTGCCACGGCGTCGAGGACCTGGACAGCCAGTCCCGCCACGGCCAGAGCACCGTGACGGCCAAGTTCAAGCGCGGCACGAACATGGAATTCGCGAGGCTCGAGCTGAGCGAGCGGCTCGGCTCGGTGCGGCGCAGCCTGCCGGCCCAGGCCAGCCAGCCCTTCATCCGGCCGTTCGTGCCCGAGGAGCTGCGCACCGAGGAGTTCTTCTCGGTGAGCCTGATCTCGCCCCTGAGCATGAACGACCTGCGCGACCGGGCCGAGACCTGGATCGTGCCCCGCTTCCTGTCGATTCCCGGCGTGGCCGACGCCGAGCTGCGCGGCGGGGCCCGGCCCCTGGTGCGGGTGCTGCTCGACCTCGAGCTCATGGAGCGCTACGGCCTGACCGCCGACGGCATCGCCTCGCGCCTGGACGCCCTGGACGACATCGTGCCCGCGGGGCCGGTGCGCGAGAGCGGTCGCGAGCTGACGGTCAGCGTGCGCGACTCGGTCTCGGTGGCCCGCCTGGAGAACACGGTGCTGCGCACCATCGGCGGCCAGCCGGTGCTGCTGCGCCACGTGGCCAAGGTGAAGCGCGACTTCGAGGACATCGCCTACTACAGCCGCATCGGCGGCGAGAACGTGATCACGCTGCTGATCACCAAGCGCAGCGGCCAGAACTCCATCGCCGTGAGCCGGCGCCTGCGCGGCGAGCTGCCGGCCATCGAGGCCGAGGCGCCGTTCCCGGTGAGCTTCGAGGTCGACCAGGACGAGGGCGAGGACCTCGAGGAGAAGCTCGAGGAGCTGGTGATCCGCTCGCTGGTGATCCTGGGTCTGCTGTTCATCATGCTCGCCGTCGCCCTCAAGCAGGTGCGGCTGACGGCCATCGTGATCTTCTCGATCCTCCTGGCCATCGTGATCTGCCTGTCGCTGTTCTACTTCTTCGGCGTGTCGGTGAACTTCATCACCATCAGCGGACTGACGGTGTGCTTCGGCATGCTGCTGGACAACTCGATCCTCGTGCTCGACGCCATCCACCGCCGCCTGAGCGGCAACTACCAGGGCGACGCGCGGCAGGCCCTGATCCGCGGCACCCGCGAGGTGGCCTTCCCGATCATGGCCACGACCCTGACCACGGTGGTCGCCTTCCTCTCGTTCATCTTCATGACCGACCGCCTGTCGCTCTTCTACGTGCCCCTGGCCGTGAGCGTGGGCATCGCCATGCTGGCCTCGATCTTCGTGGCCTTCGCCTGGATCCCGGTGGCGCTGCGCGGCCCGGCCGAGAAGGAGATGCGCCACACGCGCGCCGCCGACGACGAGTTCGGCCTCGCGGGCTGGGCCATGCTGTGGCGCTGGAGCCTGGCATCGGTGCTGCTGGCGGCGGCGGTCTTCGGCGGCCTCTGGCTGTGGAAGGGCGAGTTCGAGGCCATGGATCTCTGGCCGTGGGTCGCGGGCGCGGGCGGACTGCTGGTGGCCGTGGGCTTCTTCGTCAGCTACGTCGACACGCTGACGCGCATCCACACCCGCTTCTGGCTGTACCCGTTCGTGATCGTCTTCGGGCTCTTCGTCGGCACCTTCTTCGTGTTCAAGGACAAGGTGCGCACCGGCGGCTTCTGGCGCCCCCAGACCCAGGAGCAGATCGTCGTCTTCCTCGAGCGCCCGGTGGGCACCGACGTGAAGCTCTCGAGCGAGACCATCAAGCTCTTCGAGGACGAGGTGCTGCCCATCCCCGAGGGGGTGCACATGCGCAGCGGGGCGTCCGGCAACCGGGCCTGGATGTTCATCGAGTTCGAGGAGGAGATGCTCAAGACCGCCTACCCGGAGATGTACCGCAACCAGGTCATCGTGCTGGCCGAGGAGCTCGGCGGCATGTTCATCTGGATCAACGGGTTCGGCGACCCCTACATGAAGGGCGGCCGCGGCGGCGGCATGAGCAACTCGACCATCCGCCTGACCGGCTACAACAGCAAGGAACTGAAGGAGATCAGCGACGGGGTGCTGGGCCGGCTCGACCGCAACCGGCGCGTGCGCAACGCCCGCCTGACCAGCGGCGACCGCTTCAGCCGCTCGGACACCGACGAGACGGTGGTCATGCTCGACCGGCAGGCCCTGGCCAGCCACCGGCTGAGCATGGCCGAGGTCATGGGGCACATCCGGCGGCTGCTCGGCGTCGAGAACCCCTGGCACATGGTGCTCGACGGCGAGGACCAGCGCCTGATGCTCACCTTCGACGACGCCCAGAGCATCGAGTACGACCAGATCCTGGGCCGCACCATGACCACGAGCCGCGGCCAGAAGGTGCAGCTCGGGCGGCTGATCAGCATCGAGAGCCGGCCCGAGATCTCGTCCATCAACCGGCACGACCAGAAGTACAGCCAGCAGATCAACTGGGAGTACATCGGCACCGACCGCATGCGGCGCCAGTACATCAAGGAGATCATGGCCGGCATGGAACTGCCCTACGGCTACACGGCCGAGGACATGAGCGGCGAGCAGATCACCGAGGACGAGGAGGAGGAGCTCAAGAACACGCTCTGGCTGACGGTCGTGTTCATCTTCATGGCCCTGGCCGCCATGTTCGAGAGCTTCGCCCTGCCCCTGCTGGTGCTGCTGGCGGTGCCCATGGCCCTCGTGGGGGTGGCCGGAATCTTCTGGGGCACCGGGGCCGAGTTCGACTCGTCGGCCAAGATCGGCCTGATCCTCATGTTCGGCATCGTGGTCAACAACGCGATCCTGCTCATCAACCGCTTCCGGCTGCAGGTGCGGGAGATCCTCGAGCAGGAGGACGTCCCCGCCGGCGACGGCGAGGGCCAGGTGCCGCCCAAGCGCCGGCTCGGGGCCTTCGACCTGTGGCGCCTGCCCGGCGAGATGCGCCAGCGCATCCTGCGCACGGCCATCCTCGACGGCACGCGGATCCAGATGCGTTCGATCCTGTTGACCAGCGGCACGACCATTGCCGGATTGCTGCCGTTGCTGTACAAGAAGGATGCGTCCGCGGGCAAGGACATCTGGGAGAACCTGGCGCTGAGCTCCATCGGCGGCCTGGGCAG
Encoded here:
- a CDS encoding efflux RND transporter periplasmic adaptor subunit, giving the protein MRAPLSAVRRTLPVLPLLLVLLLALGGCLGGGGGDGNGADSTAVAAADTSGADAADGEEGEEAAKKEKSIKVNVGTVRRGDLVLPVYADGAIRTPKTVSVRTKVGGELIAVSVQDGDRVRKGQVIARIDPREYEIALEESRYRHLQALSQMAAEADTFAVNTEAVAAFRAGRDELEKAQARGTITREEYQTRILQLEMDSLQKGAFRDAVFAQRTGLAEARMAEERARLNLEYTEIRAPFAGVVQGLTMVAGQNLSVGEAVCTLFNNDKLEAAVNVLEADLGNLMEGRPVLLAVPATGDTLKVAVDVISPTLDQTTRTCEVLVRFDNPDGRLRPGMFVRAEIAGIVFPDKLLAPKEALLIRDDRPLVFKRDGDRALWHYVDVGLQNDDWVEILRVHSGGTLAPGDQVVVSDHLTLAHEAKIKVGKTVAPHDKWDFAGSALAQEGAAR
- a CDS encoding efflux RND transporter permease subunit encodes the protein MIIQTAVRRPVAILMLFAGLVLIGFQARQRLAVDLLPAINYPNLTVITNYTDTPADDMTRLVTQPLEEVITGLAGVRRVISKTREGVSTITVQYEWGTEMDFANLHLREAIDRVAYQDDFPEAADRPLILRWDPSARPIAILVLHGDDPMARMTEFAREVVKPALEQINGISQAEVIGGAEREILVRPDFDRLRLYNLTMEDLAQALRVANISFPGGRIRKGPLHLPLRILGEFENLDEIRQTEIPAAGPGITIGDVAKVLDTTKDPEGFTLDGNEEVVSLHLYKEVGENTIETTAEVDKVLGILKGQYGDLDYRFIYRDADFVAESFRGMQDSLLYGSGLAFLVLFLFLMDWRSPIVVGLAIPVSIMTTFAFLYFADVGLNLMSLGGLSLAAGMLVDNSIVVLENINRHLRKARDTGRDVAEVCATAAAEVASPVIAATLTTVAVFFPVIYVPGIAGEFFRDQALTVTISLIVSIFAALLLQPMLSAHILKVPGDRPAAVFRPFDNGFNAVARVYHGLLERVLSHKTPFLVVLVLALVGGAWVGTHMRLSFMPDRTQGDFTLAMELPAGTPLEMTDELASDLAAALVPMPEVATVYTQVGVTEKTLASLKEYSAANTARIRVMLHPSRHGRQDMEHVKARLQPRLDAITGGVFVYSEEGVGLREILASGESAFTLGIVAEKGEDARVMAENLLPRLRAIPGLQDVEMDRVLGNPTVEVTVDREKALRFGLEPEALARELRNRIQGTVATTYNEIEQRIDIAVRLPRDQRYDLSTVLASPVAVGEGKTVPLGSFVIQETGTPVREIVRRDQRRQITIAGDVNGRSMAEIWQDVDALLAGIDTGEGLAFVTGGEQEEINSSFRDLGFALLLSGLLVYMILAAQFESFLDPLIISAVLPVGITGAFFTLALTGQSLNIISLIGLIALLGIAVNDAIVKVATIRRLRADGLPGRAAILAASELRFRPILMTTVTTVLAMVPMGLGLGTGEQMQRPLAITIIGGLSIATLLTLFLTPVVYEALHRRTDKDYETGSAPDGTAVAVDA
- a CDS encoding 6-bladed beta-propeller, which encodes MVANGPEPRDGVETLVLAEQWRVGGPGDDDALIGVVGRVLADDEGRVYVLDMQQIEVQVYDRDGRCVQRLGRRGDGPGELNLLIDAVRLGDGTVGLVQPFPGRIVLVDSAGDPAGEIPAGDPTTGGFAFLVAAASRGGLAVVVGTRMTIQGGTGVATSFVDRVVGDRLSGSPLLETTRPVGQTDSAPGDVHLPVGGQFDIDRDGRVAMLADRDEYRIDVYGPDDVRQFTVTREAEPLLLTEAEKAAIAGRLAPTPGARGNRQEFRVPDVAAAVQKLHWSDAGELWVLPAHGTRDQPPGVHSTWDVFTPDGVFARRVRVACDADPERDEVHFPGGDLVVIVTNAEDAMDSYFGNLLGAADGAAATENDDDLLQIVCYRPVPPGTPAKP